A stretch of the Planctomycetota bacterium genome encodes the following:
- a CDS encoding fatty acid desaturase codes for MADQIGHRTPAPRARVAAEKPVHYGPLPLGLRILNLVLILAPLCAFVWAVAYAWGAGIGWVELAVGFVFYLATGFGVTIGYHRLLTHKSFRTGRVMTAILGILGSMATEGPILNWVAFHRCHHQHSDHEHDPHSPHGHGSGVWGTIKGFWMAHCGWVLSPRRKDLGRYVVDLEKDPLVRWISRLFPVWALLSLALPALAVGLFTMSWWGALMGFVWGGLIRVAMVHHITWSVNSICHLWGNRPFESHDESRNNAIVGVLALGEGWHNNHHAFPTSARHGLKWWQFDSSWIVIRVLERVGLVWDVKVPSPERMRAKAA; via the coding sequence ATGGCCGACCAGATCGGCCACCGCACGCCCGCACCGCGCGCTCGCGTCGCGGCCGAGAAGCCCGTGCACTACGGCCCGCTGCCGCTGGGTCTTCGGATCCTCAACCTCGTGCTGATCCTCGCGCCGCTGTGCGCCTTCGTGTGGGCGGTGGCCTACGCCTGGGGCGCGGGCATCGGCTGGGTCGAGCTGGCGGTGGGCTTCGTGTTCTATCTAGCAACGGGCTTCGGCGTCACCATCGGCTACCACCGGCTGCTGACGCACAAGTCGTTCCGCACGGGCCGGGTGATGACGGCGATCCTCGGGATCCTGGGCTCGATGGCGACCGAGGGGCCGATCCTCAACTGGGTTGCCTTCCACCGCTGCCACCACCAGCACAGCGACCACGAGCACGACCCGCACTCGCCCCACGGGCACGGGTCGGGCGTCTGGGGCACCATCAAGGGGTTCTGGATGGCCCACTGTGGCTGGGTGCTCTCGCCCCGCCGCAAGGACCTCGGCCGCTACGTGGTCGATCTGGAGAAGGACCCGCTGGTGCGCTGGATCAGCCGCCTGTTCCCGGTGTGGGCGCTGCTCTCGCTCGCGCTGCCCGCGCTGGCGGTCGGCCTGTTCACCATGAGCTGGTGGGGCGCCCTGATGGGCTTCGTGTGGGGCGGGCTGATCCGCGTGGCGATGGTGCACCACATCACCTGGAGCGTGAACTCCATCTGCCACCTCTGGGGCAACCGGCCCTTCGAGAGCCACGACGAGAGCCGCAACAACGCCATCGTCGGCGTGCTGGCCCTGGGCGAGGGCTGGCACAACAACCACCACGCGTTCCCCACGAGCGCCCGCCACGGGCTGAAGTGGTGGCAGTTCGATAGCAGCTGGATCGTCATCCGTGTGCTCGAACGCGTGGGCCTGGTCTGGGACGTGAAGGTGCCCAGCCCCGAGCGGATGCGGGCGAAGGCGGCCTAG
- a CDS encoding NeuD/PglB/VioB family sugar acetyltransferase yields the protein MQHGLLLIGGGGHARVVADAARAAGVELRGFADDDLEARVPGLAHLGPLAAHHDAAGPWILCIGDVATRARVLDRLGAGARAVVHPSAVVSPSADIEAGAFVGPGAIVNADARVGPHAIVNTAAVIEHDAVVAANAHVGPRAVLCGGIRVGRDTLIGAGAVLPPGVQVGDGAVVAAGAVAIRDVPPSARVAGVPARPI from the coding sequence ATGCAGCACGGCCTGCTGCTCATCGGAGGCGGAGGCCACGCCCGCGTGGTCGCCGACGCCGCGCGCGCCGCGGGCGTCGAACTGCGGGGCTTCGCCGACGACGATCTCGAGGCCCGCGTGCCCGGGCTCGCCCACCTCGGCCCCCTCGCGGCGCATCACGATGCCGCCGGCCCCTGGATCCTCTGCATCGGCGACGTGGCGACCCGGGCCCGCGTGCTCGACCGGCTGGGCGCTGGAGCACGGGCGGTCGTCCACCCGTCGGCGGTCGTGAGCCCGAGCGCCGACATCGAGGCCGGCGCCTTCGTCGGGCCCGGCGCGATCGTCAACGCCGACGCCCGCGTGGGCCCGCACGCCATAGTCAACACCGCCGCGGTCATCGAGCACGACGCCGTGGTTGCCGCCAACGCCCACGTCGGGCCCCGAGCCGTGCTGTGCGGCGGGATCCGCGTCGGCCGCGACACCCTCATCGGCGCCGGAGCGGTCCTGCCGCCCGGCGTGCAGGTGGGCGATGGCGCCGTGGTCGCGGCGGGCGCGGTCGCCATCCGCGACGTGCCGCCGTCGGCCCGCGTCGCGGGCGTGCCGGCGCGGCCGATCTAG
- a CDS encoding DUF4870 domain-containing protein — translation MGREDAATDLSGDESDRQWAMWVHLVPLIGAAITQAGPVIGIVWSAIVLNTSKKDSPFVADHAREMLNFSISYLIYAVVGSIIVGALTFLVGLVVFLPALMIFGLVCTILAAVAAGKGRYYRYPMCIRFFNEPEHD, via the coding sequence GTGGGACGCGAAGACGCGGCGACGGATCTGTCCGGGGATGAGTCCGATCGCCAGTGGGCGATGTGGGTGCACCTGGTGCCGCTGATCGGGGCCGCCATCACGCAGGCCGGCCCGGTGATCGGCATCGTCTGGTCGGCCATCGTGCTCAACACGTCGAAGAAGGACTCGCCATTCGTCGCGGACCACGCCCGCGAGATGCTGAACTTCTCGATCTCCTACCTGATCTATGCGGTTGTGGGATCGATCATCGTCGGCGCCCTCACGTTCCTCGTCGGCCTAGTCGTGTTCCTCCCTGCGTTGATGATCTTCGGGCTGGTGTGCACCATCCTGGCGGCGGTCGCGGCGGGCAAGGGGCGGTACTACCGCTACCCCATGTGCATCCGCTTCTTCAACGAGCCCGAGCACGACTAG
- a CDS encoding globin translates to MSDNDQPQTLYQILGAGGFDRLTRGFYEAVPTDDILGPMYRGYLARMHDVDEDNDQAMTLHFEEARLRLRDFLIQRFGGPATYSDQRGHPRLRMRHMPFRIDHAAAERWLELMFASLDDMGLEPNPYRELRVYFTQTALFMVNR, encoded by the coding sequence GTGAGCGACAACGACCAGCCGCAGACCCTCTACCAGATCCTCGGCGCCGGCGGCTTCGACCGGCTCACGCGCGGCTTCTACGAGGCCGTCCCGACCGACGACATCCTCGGGCCCATGTACCGCGGCTACCTCGCCCGCATGCACGACGTGGACGAGGATAACGACCAGGCCATGACGCTCCACTTCGAGGAGGCACGCCTCCGCTTGCGCGACTTCCTGATCCAGCGCTTCGGCGGACCAGCGACGTACAGCGACCAGCGCGGCCACCCCCGCCTCCGCATGCGGCACATGCCGTTCCGGATCGATCACGCCGCCGCCGAGCGCTGGCTCGAGCTGATGTTCGCCTCGCTCGACGACATGGGCCTGGAACCCAACCCCTACCGCGAGCTGCGGGTGTACTTCACGCAGACGGCGCTGTTCATGGTCAATCGCTAG
- the plsY gene encoding glycerol-3-phosphate 1-O-acyltransferase PlsY produces MDAAWGIAGAVAGYGVGSIPFGYLIARANGVDILRTGSGNIGATNVRRVVGRGPGTLCFALDVAKGLLPTLGTGVALGTLGRPDAPAIAAWLWLATPVACVLGHCASPWLGFRGGKGVATGLGGLLGIFWLLSAAVAGALVVWLVTLRLSRYVGLASVLAAVSVPICTLLMLAIATDEPSTGWAPYLAVTSVLAAFVVARHRGNLVRIAAGVEPRVGDPPPAGGPTPAEGSAE; encoded by the coding sequence GTGGACGCGGCATGGGGCATCGCGGGGGCCGTTGCGGGCTACGGCGTGGGCTCGATCCCCTTCGGCTACCTGATTGCGCGGGCCAACGGCGTGGACATCCTGCGGACCGGCTCGGGCAACATCGGGGCGACCAACGTCCGCCGCGTCGTCGGCCGAGGTCCGGGAACGCTGTGCTTCGCGCTCGATGTCGCCAAGGGCCTGCTGCCCACGCTGGGGACGGGCGTGGCGCTGGGCACGCTGGGCCGCCCCGATGCGCCCGCCATCGCGGCCTGGCTCTGGCTGGCGACGCCGGTGGCCTGCGTGCTGGGGCATTGCGCCTCGCCCTGGCTGGGCTTCCGCGGGGGCAAGGGCGTCGCAACGGGCCTGGGCGGGCTGCTTGGCATCTTCTGGCTGCTGTCTGCTGCGGTCGCCGGCGCCCTGGTGGTGTGGCTGGTCACGCTGAGGCTGTCGCGCTACGTCGGGCTGGCGTCGGTGCTGGCGGCGGTCAGCGTTCCGATATGCACGCTGCTCATGCTCGCGATTGCGACCGATGAGCCGTCGACGGGCTGGGCGCCCTACCTCGCGGTGACGTCGGTGCTGGCCGCCTTCGTCGTCGCGCGGCACCGGGGCAACCTGGTCCGGATCGCCGCCGGCGTCGAGCCCCGGGTCGGGGATCCGCCGCCCGCGGGCGGACCAACGCCCGCCGAGGGTTCGGCCGAATAA
- a CDS encoding sulfotransferase, protein MRAPDVLLIGAMKAGTTSLYEDLRAHPNIAFPNGKEPGHLLREDVGTDSGRRAMHDRIGRVRDGVRIGDATVSYAMRPHFGDVPTRALAVCPSHARVLYLVRNPIHRAISHHHYDLAMGDCSGDFDREFRRNAYFLDGGRYAYQLEPWLAAFGPDRVLVLRFEDFVAARAEHLDRVLAFLGMGAGAPGAAAADAAEGARGAKVHHRTAELRVASGLGGVVARSAAYRRLVRPLVPEGVRRLLRRGSSPAPPPRPAPPSPATLSRMIEAYEPEQDRLAGLLGGGAPRWDLRATADELRRNTGGDPSHPAR, encoded by the coding sequence ATGCGTGCGCCGGACGTGCTGCTCATCGGGGCGATGAAGGCGGGCACGACCTCGCTCTACGAGGACCTGCGGGCGCACCCGAACATCGCCTTTCCCAACGGCAAGGAGCCGGGCCACCTGCTCCGCGAGGATGTCGGGACCGACTCGGGCCGCCGTGCGATGCACGATCGGATCGGGCGGGTGCGCGACGGCGTCCGCATCGGCGATGCCACGGTGAGCTACGCGATGCGTCCGCACTTCGGCGACGTGCCGACGCGGGCGCTGGCCGTGTGCCCTTCGCACGCGCGAGTGCTGTACCTGGTACGCAATCCGATCCACCGGGCCATCAGCCACCATCACTACGACCTGGCGATGGGGGACTGCTCGGGCGACTTCGATCGCGAGTTTCGGCGCAACGCGTACTTCCTCGACGGCGGCCGGTACGCGTACCAGCTCGAGCCCTGGCTGGCGGCCTTCGGTCCCGATCGGGTGCTCGTGCTGCGCTTCGAGGACTTCGTGGCGGCGCGGGCCGAGCACCTGGATCGGGTGCTGGCGTTCCTCGGCATGGGTGCCGGGGCGCCGGGTGCGGCGGCGGCGGATGCCGCAGAGGGGGCTCGCGGGGCGAAGGTGCACCATCGCACGGCCGAGCTCCGCGTGGCGTCGGGATTGGGCGGGGTGGTGGCGCGGTCGGCGGCGTACCGCCGGCTGGTGCGTCCGCTGGTGCCCGAGGGGGTCCGGCGGCTGCTCCGCCGCGGGTCGAGCCCCGCTCCGCCGCCGCGGCCTGCGCCGCCCTCTCCGGCGACGCTCTCCCGGATGATCGAGGCCTACGAGCCCGAGCAGGATCGGCTGGCGGGGCTGCTCGGCGGCGGAGCGCCGCGGTGGGACCTTCGGGCGACGGCCGACGAATTGCGGCGGAACACCGGAGGCGACCCATCGCACCCGGCGCGATGA
- a CDS encoding PilZ domain-containing protein: MAASRTQNTRGRPRFPLDMAVSLVEFDERGMYARTFNGRIKDLSQGGLGICVAGMVHVGRFLLVEGELKGTRNQFFGRVVRNDYVASAGHIVGIAMEPLPKDGPVHLWLSQREESAA, encoded by the coding sequence ATGGCCGCCTCCCGCACGCAGAACACCCGGGGCCGCCCACGGTTCCCGCTAGACATGGCCGTCAGCCTCGTCGAGTTCGACGAGCGGGGCATGTACGCGCGGACGTTCAACGGCCGCATCAAGGACCTCAGCCAGGGCGGGCTGGGCATCTGCGTGGCGGGCATGGTCCACGTCGGCCGCTTCCTGCTCGTCGAAGGCGAGCTCAAGGGCACGCGCAACCAGTTCTTCGGCCGCGTGGTCCGCAACGACTATGTCGCGTCGGCGGGCCACATCGTCGGCATCGCGATGGAGCCGCTGCCTAAGGACGGTCCGGTCCACCTCTGGCTCTCGCAGCGCGAAGAGTCGGCGGCGTAG
- the lptB gene encoding LPS export ABC transporter ATP-binding protein gives MALLETTNLHKTYNGREVVRGVSFSVDKAEIVGLLGRNGAGKTTSFRMTIGMIAADEGTVAFDGQDVTPLPMFRRARLGMGYLSQEPSVFQRLTCEENLLAILETLKMPRPERRKRAAELLDRFDLTKKAKEKARTCSGGERRKLEIARAMVTNPRLILLDEPFSGVDPIAVGDLQKEILRLRETGIACLITDHNVQQTLQVCDRAYILDEGKVFAEGTPHALVNNELVRRVYLGTLFRGDEFQRTDPKPTKTKRPRTTSVAERTR, from the coding sequence GTGGCGCTGCTCGAGACCACCAACCTGCACAAGACCTATAACGGCCGGGAGGTCGTCCGCGGCGTGTCGTTCTCGGTGGACAAGGCCGAGATCGTGGGATTGCTGGGGCGGAACGGCGCGGGCAAGACCACCAGCTTCCGGATGACCATCGGGATGATCGCGGCCGACGAGGGCACGGTGGCCTTCGACGGGCAGGACGTCACGCCGCTGCCGATGTTCCGCCGCGCGCGGCTGGGCATGGGCTACCTGAGCCAGGAGCCCAGCGTCTTCCAGCGGCTGACCTGCGAGGAGAACCTGCTGGCCATCCTCGAGACGCTCAAGATGCCCCGGCCCGAGCGTCGCAAGCGGGCCGCCGAGCTGCTCGATCGCTTCGACCTGACCAAGAAGGCCAAGGAGAAGGCGCGGACGTGCTCGGGCGGCGAGCGGCGGAAGCTCGAGATCGCCCGCGCGATGGTGACCAACCCCAGGCTCATCCTGCTCGACGAGCCCTTCAGCGGCGTCGACCCCATCGCCGTGGGCGACCTGCAGAAGGAGATCCTGCGGCTGCGCGAGACGGGCATCGCGTGCCTCATCACCGACCACAACGTGCAGCAGACGCTGCAGGTGTGCGATCGCGCGTACATCCTCGACGAGGGCAAGGTCTTCGCCGAGGGCACGCCGCACGCGCTGGTCAACAACGAGCTGGTCCGCCGCGTGTACCTGGGCACGCTGTTCCGTGGCGACGAATTCCAGCGGACCGACCCGAAGCCCACGAAGACGAAGCGACCGCGGACGACGTCCGTGGCGGAGCGCACACGGTGA
- a CDS encoding endonuclease/exonuclease/phosphatase family protein: MPHEHPAKQRPGSIAATLGVLAWWAVLAAALWTLLGWVVRTDPTDADGIESTIVFAALLSETFAFHLGLGVTGVAAVALALGRCRTATAAVVLAATHLAPAAWLWVRPTPAPAGGPTLTVLSANIQAGNADAERLLEFVDRTSPDVVVVQEIDPAIHRGLLDGLASRFETGHAALIASPYFSQATYTNLPMRAPPSELMIGSRFPVPQIDLEIEFEGRLIRVLNVHAYPPRRLRLVADQRRSIPEFAAWARSAMADADATILAGDFNAPFNTGHLRELRAAGFREAHDEAGRGRGSTWPHRGVLRYTPGIRLDNIMFAGALRCVESRVLGDVGSDHRPILATFEIVPDDASSPSLRPLADRRRRRRGRSG; encoded by the coding sequence ATGCCCCACGAGCACCCCGCCAAGCAGCGCCCCGGCAGCATCGCGGCCACGCTGGGCGTGCTGGCGTGGTGGGCGGTCCTGGCCGCAGCACTCTGGACGTTGCTCGGCTGGGTCGTCCGTACAGATCCGACGGACGCCGATGGGATCGAGTCGACGATCGTCTTCGCGGCCCTGCTCTCGGAGACCTTCGCCTTCCACCTGGGCCTGGGCGTGACCGGCGTAGCCGCCGTCGCGCTCGCGCTGGGGCGGTGCCGCACGGCGACCGCGGCGGTGGTGCTGGCAGCCACGCACCTGGCGCCCGCGGCGTGGCTCTGGGTGCGGCCCACGCCCGCGCCCGCGGGCGGCCCGACGCTCACCGTGCTCAGCGCCAACATCCAGGCCGGCAACGCCGACGCCGAACGCCTGCTCGAGTTCGTCGACCGGACGAGCCCCGACGTCGTCGTCGTGCAGGAGATCGACCCCGCCATCCATCGAGGCCTGCTCGATGGCCTCGCCAGCCGATTCGAGACCGGCCACGCGGCGCTCATCGCGAGTCCCTACTTCAGCCAGGCGACCTACACCAACCTGCCGATGCGCGCGCCCCCGAGCGAACTTATGATCGGCTCACGATTCCCCGTGCCGCAGATCGATCTTGAAATCGAATTCGAGGGCCGGCTCATCCGCGTGCTGAACGTCCACGCGTATCCACCGCGGCGGCTGCGGCTGGTGGCCGACCAGCGACGATCCATCCCCGAATTCGCGGCCTGGGCTCGGAGCGCGATGGCGGACGCCGACGCGACCATCCTCGCGGGCGACTTCAACGCGCCCTTCAACACCGGCCACCTCCGCGAGCTCCGCGCCGCGGGCTTCCGCGAAGCACACGACGAGGCCGGCCGGGGCCGCGGCTCGACGTGGCCGCACCGCGGAGTGCTCCGGTATACGCCGGGCATCCGCCTCGACAACATCATGTTCGCGGGTGCGCTGCGATGCGTGGAATCGCGGGTGCTCGGCGACGTCGGCTCGGACCACCGGCCGATCCTGGCAACCTTCGAGATCGTGCCGGACGACGCGTCCTCGCCCTCGCTCAGGCCGCTCGCGGACCGTCGTCGTCGTCGTCGAGGTCGAAGCGGCTGA
- a CDS encoding GC-type dockerin domain-anchored protein: MDTPRRRIAAALLAAAPLGAAAVASADDEITIDLAGIVIEDGATVTRDSAPMMIDAAIRYGYEIDALVRGRGLGLGSLYPDPTPLGDVLDDFQPGASDLLVGEVDNPAGTLPFDVIDEEFMGEGDIIGITARFEARIVAGIRADGVGFFSFEDIVISPAILIGSLEVVSGTATIRVVDVPCRADFDGDGELTIFDFLAFQNAFAMGDPAADFDGDGSLTIFDFLAFQNEFAIGCP, translated from the coding sequence ATGGACACCCCACGCCGCCGCATCGCCGCCGCCCTGCTCGCCGCCGCTCCGCTTGGCGCAGCGGCGGTGGCGTCGGCCGACGACGAGATCACGATCGACCTAGCGGGCATCGTCATCGAGGACGGCGCCACCGTCACCCGCGACAGCGCCCCGATGATGATCGACGCCGCGATCCGCTACGGATATGAGATCGACGCGCTGGTCCGCGGCCGGGGGCTGGGGCTGGGCTCGCTCTACCCCGACCCCACGCCGCTGGGCGACGTGCTGGACGACTTCCAGCCCGGCGCCTCGGACCTGCTGGTCGGCGAGGTCGACAACCCCGCCGGCACGCTGCCCTTCGACGTCATCGACGAAGAGTTCATGGGCGAGGGCGACATCATCGGCATTACGGCGCGGTTCGAGGCCCGCATCGTGGCGGGCATCCGGGCCGACGGCGTGGGATTCTTCAGCTTCGAGGACATCGTGATCTCGCCGGCGATCCTCATCGGCTCGCTCGAGGTCGTCTCGGGCACCGCCACCATCCGCGTGGTCGATGTCCCCTGCCGCGCCGACTTCGACGGCGACGGTGAGCTGACCATCTTCGACTTCCTGGCGTTCCAGAACGCCTTCGCCATGGGCGATCCGGCGGCCGACTTCGACGGCGATGGCTCGCTGACGATCTTCGACTTCCTCGCCTTCCAGAACGAATTCGCCATCGGCTGCCCGTGA
- a CDS encoding AAA family ATPase: MRAIVTGQIGLDKKAYLADVARFAGEQGEPISLYNVGDSMYAEAPDVRPGRILDLPLSRLHSLRRAAFKDVIADSQGQANILVNTHATFRWRHGLFSAFDFDQITKLKPDLFVCLVDNIEMVHHRLHREHEIDATMKDCMVWREEELLATELMSQAVPGSDFCIVSRGRHASTVRTMFRLACRPEMRKVYPSFPMSHVVDMPDVLAEIDHFRAQLAEQFITFDPGDVDEKLLLERALEAARDGHEFFDHAPHSFGGGADAEPLRCRTREVLDIAGDIDGQIYMRDFKLIDQSDMIVSYIPELAGGIPGLSSGVERELHHAFEHTKEVYVVWRPSRTPSPFITETATKIFSTVDEALRHFEEAGMFAQTNLFGH; encoded by the coding sequence GTGCGAGCCATCGTCACCGGCCAGATCGGCCTGGACAAGAAGGCCTACCTCGCCGACGTCGCCCGATTCGCCGGCGAACAGGGCGAACCCATCTCGCTCTACAACGTCGGCGACTCGATGTACGCCGAGGCCCCCGACGTCCGGCCCGGCCGCATCCTGGATCTGCCCCTGAGCAGGCTGCATTCGCTCCGCCGGGCGGCCTTCAAGGACGTCATCGCCGACAGCCAGGGGCAGGCCAACATCCTGGTAAACACCCACGCCACCTTCCGCTGGCGGCACGGGCTGTTCAGCGCCTTCGACTTCGACCAGATCACCAAGCTCAAGCCCGACCTGTTCGTCTGCCTGGTGGACAACATCGAGATGGTGCACCACCGGCTGCACCGCGAGCACGAGATCGACGCCACCATGAAGGACTGCATGGTCTGGCGCGAAGAAGAGCTGCTGGCCACCGAGCTGATGAGCCAGGCCGTCCCCGGCAGCGACTTCTGCATCGTCAGCCGGGGCCGGCACGCCAGCACCGTCCGCACGATGTTCCGCCTGGCCTGCCGCCCCGAGATGCGGAAGGTCTACCCCAGCTTCCCGATGAGCCACGTCGTGGACATGCCCGACGTGCTGGCCGAGATCGACCACTTCCGCGCGCAGCTGGCCGAGCAGTTCATCACCTTCGACCCCGGCGACGTCGACGAGAAGCTGCTGCTCGAGCGGGCCCTCGAGGCCGCCCGCGACGGCCACGAGTTCTTCGACCACGCCCCCCACTCCTTCGGCGGGGGCGCCGACGCCGAGCCCCTCCGATGCCGCACCCGCGAGGTGCTCGACATCGCCGGCGACATCGACGGCCAGATCTACATGCGGGACTTCAAGCTCATCGACCAGAGCGACATGATCGTCAGCTACATCCCCGAGCTGGCCGGCGGCATCCCGGGCCTGTCCAGCGGCGTCGAGCGCGAGCTGCACCACGCCTTCGAGCACACCAAGGAGGTCTACGTGGTCTGGCGGCCGTCGCGCACCCCCAGCCCCTTCATCACCGAGACCGCCACCAAGATCTTCTCCACGGTGGACGAGGCGCTGCGGCACTTCGAGGAAGCCGGCATGTTCGCGCAGACCAACCTCTTCGGCCACTAG
- a CDS encoding RNA-binding protein, translating into MKIYVGNFPYSTTEDDLRDLFAPFGDVASVAIIMDRETGRPRGFGFVEMSDDQAANAAIEALNGKDYGGRPLNVNEARPPAHGGGGGGGGGGRGGFGGGRGGGGGGGFGGGRGGGRGGGGGGWGRD; encoded by the coding sequence GTGAAGATTTACGTAGGAAACTTTCCGTACTCGACGACGGAAGACGATCTGCGCGACCTGTTCGCGCCCTTCGGCGACGTGGCCAGCGTCGCCATCATCATGGACCGCGAGACCGGCCGCCCCCGCGGCTTCGGCTTCGTGGAGATGTCCGATGATCAGGCCGCCAACGCCGCCATCGAGGCGCTCAACGGCAAGGACTACGGCGGCCGGCCGCTCAACGTGAACGAGGCCCGTCCGCCCGCCCACGGCGGCGGCGGTGGCGGTGGCGGTGGTGGCCGCGGCGGCTTCGGCGGCGGTCGCGGCGGCGGCGGTGGTGGCGGCTTCGGCGGCGGACGCGGCGGTGGCCGTGGCGGCGGCGGTGGCGGCTGGGGCCGCGATTAA
- the sucD gene encoding succinate--CoA ligase subunit alpha, whose amino-acid sequence MAVLVNAETRVICQGITGSFGAIHTKGCLHYGTKLVGGVTPGKGGTKDANGLPIFDTVEQAAQATGAEATMIFVPPAFAGDAILEAADAGLRLICCITEGVPVHDMVRVRSVLDERNLAARGADVNPCEDLFTLIGPNCPGIITPGPKTGGGESASDAYTNAGCKIGIMPGYIHTHISDEQCTTGKAVGIVSRSGTLTYEAVWQCSQNGMAQSTCIGIGGDPVRGLGHVEALRLFQDDPDTHGILLIGEIGGTDEEDAARFIREHVTKPVAGFIAGRTAPPGKRMGHAGAIISGGEGTADSKIAALRDAGVEVAESPADMGRAMARALGLELAAV is encoded by the coding sequence ATGGCCGTCCTCGTCAACGCCGAAACCAGGGTCATCTGCCAGGGCATCACCGGCTCGTTCGGGGCCATCCACACCAAGGGCTGCCTGCACTACGGCACCAAGCTCGTGGGTGGGGTCACGCCCGGCAAGGGCGGCACCAAGGACGCCAATGGGCTGCCCATCTTCGACACCGTCGAGCAGGCGGCGCAGGCCACCGGGGCCGAGGCGACGATGATCTTCGTGCCGCCGGCCTTCGCGGGCGATGCGATCCTCGAGGCCGCCGACGCGGGTCTGCGGCTCATCTGCTGCATCACCGAGGGCGTGCCCGTGCACGACATGGTCCGCGTGCGGTCGGTGCTCGACGAGCGGAATCTCGCCGCCCGGGGGGCCGACGTGAACCCCTGCGAGGATCTGTTCACGCTCATCGGGCCCAACTGCCCGGGCATCATCACGCCGGGCCCGAAGACCGGCGGCGGCGAGAGCGCCAGCGACGCCTACACCAACGCGGGCTGCAAGATCGGCATCATGCCCGGCTACATCCACACCCACATCAGCGACGAGCAGTGCACCACCGGCAAGGCCGTCGGCATCGTCAGCCGCAGCGGCACGCTCACCTACGAGGCCGTCTGGCAGTGCAGCCAGAACGGCATGGCGCAGAGCACCTGCATCGGCATCGGCGGCGATCCGGTCCGCGGGCTGGGGCACGTCGAGGCGCTGCGGCTGTTCCAGGATGACCCGGACACCCACGGCATCCTGCTGATCGGCGAGATCGGCGGCACCGACGAGGAGGACGCCGCCCGCTTCATCCGCGAGCACGTCACCAAGCCCGTCGCCGGGTTCATCGCGGGCCGCACGGCTCCTCCCGGCAAGCGGATGGGCCACGCCGGCGCGATCATCAGCGGCGGCGAGGGCACGGCCGACAGCAAGATCGCGGCGCTCCGCGACGCCGGCGTCGAGGTGGCCGAGAGCCCGGCCGACATGGGCCGCGCGATGGCCCGCGCGCTGGGATTGGAGCTGGCGGCGGTGTAG
- a CDS encoding PEGA domain-containing protein: MRPARGRAFVAVGIAGVSLAGCGSRTLSITSEPSGALVSLNGDEVGRTPLEVGFRYYGQYDVRLRREGYEPLAANPWAAAPWYEYPPIDVVLLPFPIETRIDWHFELEPAASTGDAPEARDALIERAGELRERTESGG, encoded by the coding sequence GTGAGGCCGGCGCGGGGCCGTGCCTTCGTCGCTGTAGGCATCGCGGGTGTCTCGCTCGCGGGGTGCGGCAGCCGAACGCTGTCGATCACGAGCGAGCCGAGCGGTGCGCTGGTGTCGCTCAACGGCGACGAGGTCGGCCGCACGCCTCTGGAGGTGGGCTTCCGCTACTACGGGCAGTACGACGTGCGGCTGCGGCGTGAGGGCTACGAGCCGCTGGCGGCCAACCCGTGGGCGGCGGCCCCGTGGTACGAGTACCCGCCCATTGACGTCGTGCTGCTGCCCTTTCCCATCGAGACGCGGATCGACTGGCATTTCGAGCTCGAGCCCGCGGCGTCCACCGGCGATGCGCCCGAGGCCCGCGATGCGCTCATCGAGCGGGCGGGCGAGCTGCGCGAGCGGACGGAGTCGGGCGGCTAG